In Leifsonia sp. ZF2019, a genomic segment contains:
- a CDS encoding TM0106 family RecB-like putative nuclease yields the protein MFVLDGVIVTSASDLTEASKCEFAFLRSLDVKLGRIEKEREIEDPMYVRSSRLGDEHEHHILERYRETFGSGVAEIARPENLTADALAEAVALTSEAFRSEAEVVFQATFFDGAFVGFADFVVRRPDGRYRVQDSKLARSARVTALLQLAAYADQLRRLGVDTDETVELLLGDGSVSEHRLSDIEPVYRKRRARLLDVIDAHLADPGAVAWGDPRFTVCGRCDTCDAEVQASHDVLLVAGMRVTQRDRLIAAGLGTIDSLAASDGPIEGIPDGTLEGLREQARLQLRAAPGEAPPVRVYNAPVLAALPQPDPGDLFFDFEGDPLYTEGAGERWGLDYLFGMVDVDAEYTAFWGHDFAAERVALEAFLAFVRERRRQYPQLHIYHYAAYEQTHLLALAARHGVGEEEVDGLLRDAVLVDLYPLVRKAVRVGSRSYSIKKLEPLYMGDELRHSEVTNGADSITEYANARDLLALGRDDEAQPLLDALADYNRYDCVSTLRLRDWLLDRAAENSIPVGAAPVDDLEPAPEESPLRAALLGYAGDPLDPHRTPDRAAVALAAAAIDFHRREQKTFWQSHYARLIQPIEEWAETRDVLAVESVQVVRDWHQDDGQRVERRELLLSGQWGAGSAVRVSERSGPFLLYEFPGPYRQPRAQPGSRTARTVAVIGATDDGSVVVRETLPKDVLPYRNTPTALTPAAPPDARRLGDAIREWGSDLLAALRGGTWPVDATVDLLRRTPPRTRSGRLADEGPADGGGRITAVVASLLDLDRSYLAVQGPPGTGKSYLGAHVIARLVAEHGWRVGVVAQSHAVVENLLDRVVAAGLDPARVGKAASASAAPDVERAYTVLPSDAHLVFAEDNAASGFVLGGTAWDFANPGRVPRDSLDLLVVDEAGQFSLASTIAVGVAARNLLLLGDPQQLPQVSQGRHPEPVDGSALGWVSEGHDVLPAAYGYFLAESRRMHPALADAVSVLSYEGRLHAHPTASDRVLDGVEPGLHPVPVAHTGNATASPEEAAVVLELVDTVLGRSWTDPSAGATDAPLAPEDVIVVTPYNAQLAQVRTALDAAGQTAVRVGTVDKFQGQEAAIAIVSLAASSAADAPRGMSFLLMMNRLNVAISRAKWAAFLVHSPELSEFLPTTPAGVTELSGFIRLVEDIPAWSPEAARVTVEG from the coding sequence GTGTTCGTGCTCGACGGAGTCATCGTCACCAGCGCCAGCGATCTGACCGAGGCCTCCAAATGCGAGTTCGCGTTCCTGCGCTCGCTCGACGTCAAGCTCGGGCGCATCGAGAAGGAACGCGAGATCGAGGACCCGATGTACGTGCGGTCATCCCGGCTGGGCGACGAGCACGAGCACCACATCCTGGAGCGCTACCGCGAGACCTTCGGGAGCGGCGTGGCCGAAATCGCGCGCCCCGAGAATCTGACGGCGGACGCTCTGGCGGAGGCCGTCGCGCTCACCTCGGAGGCGTTCCGGTCCGAGGCCGAGGTCGTGTTCCAGGCGACGTTCTTCGACGGGGCGTTCGTCGGCTTCGCCGATTTCGTGGTGCGTCGTCCCGATGGCCGCTACCGCGTGCAGGACTCCAAGCTCGCCCGCAGTGCGCGCGTCACCGCGCTGCTGCAGCTCGCCGCCTACGCCGACCAGCTGCGCCGGCTCGGGGTGGACACCGACGAGACCGTCGAGCTGCTCCTCGGCGACGGATCCGTGAGCGAGCACCGGCTGTCCGACATCGAACCGGTCTATCGCAAGCGCCGCGCCCGTCTGCTCGATGTGATCGACGCGCATCTGGCCGATCCGGGTGCGGTCGCGTGGGGCGACCCCCGCTTCACCGTCTGCGGTCGCTGCGACACGTGCGACGCCGAGGTGCAGGCCTCCCACGACGTGCTCCTGGTCGCGGGGATGCGCGTCACGCAGCGCGACCGCCTGATCGCCGCGGGGCTCGGCACCATCGACTCGTTGGCCGCCTCCGACGGGCCGATCGAGGGGATCCCCGACGGCACGCTCGAGGGGCTGCGCGAACAGGCTCGGCTGCAGCTGCGGGCCGCACCGGGGGAGGCCCCTCCCGTCCGGGTCTACAACGCGCCCGTGCTCGCGGCCCTTCCGCAGCCCGATCCGGGCGACCTCTTCTTCGACTTCGAGGGCGATCCGCTCTACACGGAGGGCGCGGGCGAGCGCTGGGGACTCGACTACCTGTTCGGCATGGTCGACGTGGACGCCGAGTACACCGCCTTCTGGGGGCACGACTTCGCAGCCGAGCGGGTGGCACTGGAGGCGTTCCTCGCGTTCGTGCGCGAGCGCCGCCGACAGTACCCGCAGCTGCACATCTACCACTACGCGGCCTACGAGCAGACCCACCTGCTCGCGCTGGCCGCCCGCCACGGCGTCGGCGAAGAGGAGGTCGACGGCCTGCTGCGCGACGCGGTGCTGGTCGACCTGTACCCGCTGGTGCGCAAGGCCGTCCGGGTGGGGTCGCGCTCGTACTCGATCAAGAAGCTCGAACCGCTCTACATGGGCGACGAATTGCGCCACAGCGAAGTCACGAACGGCGCCGACTCGATCACCGAGTACGCCAACGCCCGCGACCTGCTGGCGCTGGGACGAGACGACGAGGCGCAGCCGTTGCTCGACGCGCTCGCCGACTACAACCGCTACGACTGCGTCAGCACCCTGCGCCTGCGCGACTGGCTGCTCGACCGCGCCGCGGAGAACAGCATCCCGGTCGGCGCGGCACCCGTCGACGACCTCGAACCCGCCCCGGAGGAGTCGCCGTTGCGCGCCGCCCTGCTCGGGTACGCGGGCGATCCGCTCGACCCGCACCGCACTCCCGATCGAGCGGCGGTCGCCCTTGCGGCGGCCGCGATCGACTTCCACCGCCGCGAGCAGAAGACCTTCTGGCAGTCGCACTACGCCCGCCTCATCCAGCCGATCGAGGAGTGGGCCGAGACCCGCGACGTGCTCGCCGTCGAGTCGGTGCAGGTCGTCCGCGACTGGCACCAGGACGACGGACAGCGTGTCGAACGCCGCGAGCTGCTCCTGAGCGGGCAGTGGGGAGCGGGGAGCGCCGTGCGCGTCAGCGAGCGCAGCGGGCCCTTCCTGCTCTACGAGTTCCCGGGGCCCTACCGCCAGCCGCGTGCCCAGCCGGGCTCGCGCACCGCCCGCACCGTCGCCGTGATCGGAGCGACCGACGACGGCTCCGTCGTGGTTCGGGAGACACTGCCGAAGGACGTCCTCCCGTACCGCAACACGCCCACGGCGCTCACACCCGCGGCGCCGCCGGACGCACGACGGCTGGGCGACGCGATCCGCGAGTGGGGCTCCGACCTCCTCGCCGCGCTGCGTGGCGGCACCTGGCCGGTCGATGCGACGGTCGATCTGCTGCGCCGCACACCGCCGCGCACCCGCTCGGGCCGGCTGGCCGACGAGGGGCCGGCCGACGGCGGCGGACGCATCACGGCGGTGGTGGCGAGCCTGCTCGACCTCGACCGCTCGTACCTCGCCGTGCAGGGGCCGCCCGGCACGGGCAAGTCGTACCTCGGCGCGCACGTCATCGCCCGGCTCGTCGCCGAGCACGGCTGGCGCGTCGGAGTGGTCGCCCAGTCGCACGCGGTGGTGGAGAACCTGCTCGACCGCGTCGTGGCGGCCGGGCTCGATCCCGCACGGGTCGGCAAGGCGGCGAGTGCCTCCGCCGCTCCCGACGTCGAGCGGGCCTACACGGTTCTCCCGTCGGACGCCCACCTGGTCTTCGCGGAGGACAACGCGGCGTCCGGCTTCGTGCTGGGAGGGACCGCCTGGGACTTCGCCAACCCCGGCCGTGTGCCGCGCGACAGCCTCGATCTCCTGGTCGTCGACGAGGCGGGCCAGTTCTCCCTCGCCTCGACCATCGCCGTCGGTGTCGCCGCGCGCAACCTCCTGCTGCTCGGCGACCCGCAGCAGCTGCCCCAGGTCAGCCAGGGCCGCCACCCCGAACCGGTCGACGGTTCGGCGCTGGGCTGGGTGAGCGAAGGGCACGACGTGCTGCCCGCCGCGTACGGCTACTTCCTCGCCGAGAGCCGCCGCATGCATCCGGCTCTGGCCGACGCGGTCTCCGTGCTCTCATACGAGGGGCGGCTGCACGCCCACCCCACCGCGAGCGACCGCGTGCTCGACGGCGTGGAGCCGGGCCTGCACCCCGTCCCCGTCGCGCACACCGGCAACGCGACCGCGTCGCCGGAAGAGGCGGCCGTGGTCCTCGAGCTCGTCGACACGGTGCTCGGGCGCTCCTGGACGGACCCGTCCGCCGGTGCGACCGACGCACCTCTCGCTCCCGAGGACGTCATCGTGGTCACGCCCTACAACGCACAGCTCGCGCAGGTGCGCACCGCGCTCGACGCCGCCGGGCAGACAGCCGTACGGGTCGGGACGGTCGACAAGTTCCAGGGGCAGGAGGCCGCGATCGCGATCGTGAGCCTCGCCGCCTCCAGTGCAGCGGACGCGCCGCGCGGCATGTCGTTCCTGCTGATGATGAACCGTCTGAACGTCGCGATCTCGCGCGCGAAGTGGGCGGCCTTCCTCGTCCATTCGCCCGAACTGTCCGAGTTCCTGCCGACGACCCCGGCGGGCGTCACCGAGCTCAGCGGGTTCATCCGGCTCGTGGAGGACATCCCCGCCTGGTCGCCGGAGGCCGCGCGGGTTACGGTGGAGGGATGA
- a CDS encoding SseB family protein, translating to MSRATDPDDGQDAAAARPPATPTEQGADRLRSFAASLADSAGQPWDGRHFDDNPFGDDDGTAPPALLGALAAFRAGEVGPEAVVHVLGESRLLIPLVAELGDEGTTDAGLTVDKSQELSIVTVSGPDGRSVLPVFSSVTAMQTWNPAARPVPVDGRRAALAAASEETELIVLDPTSETEFVLRRPAVWAVARGRRWLPSHRDPEVSAAFDASIATELGVHAVRLDAGDPDHRLRGEELVVRLALATGLTREELDVILARLAQRWAADDVIATRVDSLRVQLVAAD from the coding sequence ATGTCGCGGGCTACTGACCCGGACGACGGTCAGGACGCCGCGGCGGCGCGCCCGCCCGCGACGCCGACCGAGCAGGGCGCCGACCGCCTGCGGAGCTTCGCGGCCTCGCTCGCCGACTCCGCCGGGCAGCCCTGGGACGGGCGGCATTTCGACGACAACCCGTTCGGCGACGACGACGGAACGGCGCCCCCCGCGCTGCTCGGCGCCCTCGCGGCGTTCCGCGCGGGAGAGGTCGGACCCGAGGCGGTCGTGCACGTGCTCGGGGAGTCCCGCCTCCTCATCCCGCTCGTAGCCGAACTCGGTGACGAGGGCACGACCGATGCCGGACTGACGGTGGACAAGTCGCAGGAGCTGTCGATCGTGACGGTCTCCGGCCCGGACGGCCGGAGCGTCCTGCCGGTGTTCTCGTCCGTGACGGCGATGCAGACCTGGAATCCCGCCGCGCGTCCCGTCCCTGTCGACGGCCGTCGAGCCGCGCTCGCCGCGGCCTCCGAGGAGACGGAACTGATCGTCCTCGACCCGACCAGCGAGACGGAGTTCGTGTTGCGGCGGCCCGCGGTCTGGGCCGTGGCGCGAGGGCGACGCTGGCTGCCGAGTCACCGCGATCCCGAGGTGTCCGCCGCCTTCGACGCGTCGATCGCGACAGAGCTCGGGGTCCACGCCGTGCGGTTGGACGCCGGCGACCCCGACCACCGGTTGCGGGGGGAGGAGCTCGTCGTGCGGCTCGCGCTGGCCACCGGCCTGACCAGGGAAGAACTGGACGTCATCCTGGCCCGGCTCGCCCAGCGCTGGGCCGCGGACGACGTGATCGCGACGCGCGTGGACTCCCTCCGGGTGCAGTTGGTGGCGGCGGACTGA
- the priA gene encoding bifunctional 1-(5-phosphoribosyl)-5-((5-phosphoribosylamino)methylideneamino)imidazole-4-carboxamide isomerase/phosphoribosylanthranilate isomerase PriA encodes MSEFNKTPKLVLLPAVDVADGKAVRLTQGEAGSETSYGDPVDAAAEWADAGADWIHLVDLDAAFGRGSNRSLLKKVIRQVKGVNIELSGGIRDDESLEQALEIGATRVNLGTAALENPEWAAHVIGQYGEAIAVGLDVRGTTLAARGWTRDGGDLWQVLDRLEEAGCARYVVTDVTKDGTLRGPNIDLLRQVMDRTERPVVASGGIANLDDIAALRELVPLGLEGAIVGKALYSGAFTLPEALDVAGY; translated from the coding sequence GTGAGCGAATTCAACAAGACGCCGAAGCTCGTCCTGCTCCCGGCCGTCGACGTGGCGGACGGCAAGGCTGTGCGTCTGACGCAGGGCGAGGCCGGCAGCGAGACCAGCTACGGCGACCCGGTCGACGCGGCCGCCGAGTGGGCGGACGCCGGCGCGGACTGGATCCACCTGGTCGACCTCGATGCGGCTTTCGGCCGCGGGTCGAACCGGTCGCTTCTCAAGAAGGTCATCCGCCAGGTCAAGGGCGTCAACATCGAGCTCTCGGGCGGGATCCGCGACGACGAGTCGCTGGAGCAGGCGCTCGAGATCGGCGCGACGCGCGTCAACCTCGGCACCGCCGCGCTGGAGAACCCGGAGTGGGCCGCCCACGTGATCGGGCAGTACGGGGAGGCGATCGCGGTCGGGCTGGACGTGCGCGGCACGACGCTCGCCGCGCGCGGTTGGACGCGCGACGGCGGCGACCTCTGGCAGGTCCTCGACCGCCTCGAGGAGGCCGGCTGCGCCCGGTACGTCGTCACCGATGTGACCAAGGACGGCACGTTGCGCGGACCGAACATCGATCTGCTGCGTCAGGTCATGGACCGCACCGAGCGCCCGGTCGTCGCCTCCGGCGGCATTGCGAACCTCGACGACATCGCCGCCCTGCGCGAGCTGGTCCCGCTGGGACTCGAGGGCGCCATCGTCGGCAAGGCGCTGTACTCCGGCGCGTTCACGCTCCCTGAGGCGCTGGATGTCGCGGGCTACTGA
- a CDS encoding MFS transporter yields MTTIREPETASVPAQHTAPLRRAGGWRFRHGAGFWVIAAAFLAVMAFSTVPTPLYALYQARDGFPTWVITVVFAAYAVGVIASLFLIGHLSDWAGRRRMVLIALLVELLAAAVFLVWNDVSGLIVARVLSGVGVGALTASATAHLSELRAVARPEEGPQLAGTVSTVVNTGGLALGPLLGGAFAQFLPAPLLLPYVVFLVVLALASLAVALVPETVERAEERPAYRPQRISLPASARGAFSAAAVAAFAGFAVFGLFTSLAPSVVSGVLHQSSHLLAGAVPFTVFAASALSQIVFARLRMRAQLALALVLMLVGLAGLAAGVLVASLAAFLVSGILAGAGVGLLFRSAIGVTAALSAPERRGEVLAAIFLVAYIGLALPVLLVGVALIVWPLVPVLIVFVAAVGVLALVGGLRMLRTA; encoded by the coding sequence ATGACCACCATCCGCGAACCCGAGACCGCTTCCGTCCCCGCACAGCACACCGCTCCGCTCCGCCGCGCCGGCGGCTGGCGCTTCCGCCACGGTGCAGGATTCTGGGTCATCGCCGCAGCGTTCCTCGCGGTGATGGCGTTCTCCACCGTGCCGACCCCGCTCTATGCGCTGTACCAGGCGCGGGACGGATTCCCCACCTGGGTGATCACCGTCGTCTTCGCCGCCTACGCGGTCGGGGTCATCGCCAGCCTGTTCCTCATCGGACATCTGAGCGACTGGGCCGGCCGCCGCAGGATGGTCCTGATCGCCCTGCTGGTCGAGCTCCTGGCCGCGGCCGTCTTCCTGGTGTGGAACGACGTCTCGGGTCTGATCGTCGCGCGCGTGCTCTCCGGTGTGGGGGTGGGTGCTCTCACCGCGAGCGCGACGGCGCATCTCAGCGAGCTCCGTGCGGTCGCCCGTCCGGAGGAAGGACCCCAGCTGGCCGGGACGGTCTCCACCGTCGTCAACACGGGCGGACTCGCCCTCGGCCCGCTGCTGGGCGGCGCGTTCGCGCAGTTCCTCCCTGCTCCGCTGCTGCTGCCGTACGTCGTGTTCCTGGTCGTGCTCGCACTGGCCTCGCTCGCGGTCGCGCTCGTGCCCGAGACGGTGGAGCGGGCCGAGGAGCGCCCCGCCTACCGTCCGCAGCGGATCTCGCTCCCCGCCTCGGCGCGCGGCGCGTTCTCCGCCGCCGCCGTCGCCGCGTTCGCCGGCTTCGCCGTCTTCGGCCTCTTCACCTCGCTCGCGCCGAGTGTGGTCTCCGGCGTCCTGCACCAGAGCTCGCACCTCCTCGCCGGCGCGGTCCCGTTCACCGTGTTCGCCGCCTCCGCCCTGTCGCAGATCGTGTTCGCGCGGTTGCGGATGCGCGCCCAGCTGGCCCTCGCCCTGGTGCTGATGCTCGTCGGACTCGCGGGTCTCGCCGCGGGCGTCCTGGTCGCGTCGTTGGCGGCGTTCCTGGTGAGCGGCATCCTGGCCGGGGCGGGCGTCGGCCTCCTCTTCCGCTCGGCCATCGGCGTGACGGCGGCGCTCTCCGCCCCCGAGCGACGCGGCGAGGTCCTGGCGGCGATCTTCCTGGTCGCCTACATCGGTCTCGCCCTGCCCGTGCTCCTGGTGGGCGTCGCCCTGATCGTGTGGCCGCTCGTCCCCGTCCTGATCGTCTTCGTCGCGGCGGTCGGCGTGCTGGCCCTGGTGGGCGGACTGCGGATGCTGCGCACCGCCTGA
- a CDS encoding NADPH-dependent F420 reductase, protein MRIGILGTGAMTAALGRRLSAIGHDVVIGSRDPVRAETLAREIGASSGTDLLHAAQSDVVIVAVRDTAALEVVGELAGELAGRVVLDLGNPIDPPHFESRYGAGPSLAERMAEAAPGAIVVKAFNTVYAEHLAGDGSPQVLVAADDGPAKTLVTELVVAIGCEPLDVGALRVSRHLEQLAGFEVDLVEGGYARATSLRVIDLPG, encoded by the coding sequence GTGAGGATCGGCATCCTCGGCACGGGCGCGATGACCGCGGCGCTCGGCCGCCGGCTGTCGGCCATCGGGCACGACGTCGTCATCGGGTCGCGGGATCCCGTCCGGGCCGAGACGCTGGCCCGCGAGATCGGCGCCAGCTCCGGGACCGACCTGCTCCACGCGGCGCAGAGCGACGTCGTCATCGTCGCGGTACGGGACACGGCCGCTCTCGAGGTCGTGGGCGAGCTCGCCGGCGAGCTCGCCGGTCGGGTCGTGCTCGACCTGGGCAACCCGATCGATCCGCCGCATTTCGAGAGCCGCTACGGGGCCGGGCCGTCGCTGGCCGAGCGGATGGCGGAGGCCGCGCCCGGCGCGATCGTCGTCAAGGCCTTCAACACGGTCTACGCGGAGCACCTCGCCGGAGACGGGAGTCCGCAGGTGCTGGTGGCCGCCGACGACGGCCCGGCGAAGACGCTCGTCACTGAGCTCGTCGTCGCGATCGGCTGCGAGCCTCTCGATGTCGGCGCGCTGCGCGTCTCACGGCACCTGGAGCAACTGGCCGGCTTCGAGGTCGACCTCGTCGAGGGCGGCTACGCTCGTGCGACATCGCTGCGGGTGATCGACCTGCCCGGCTGA
- a CDS encoding endo alpha-1,4 polygalactosaminidase, which translates to MRASSRTILTTLLSAGAIAVSVVAGGTAAQAATGTPAPPPVNAQFDYQIGGPYTPAASVGIVDRDHTAAPVAGKYNICYVNAFQTQPDDTTTWAGANDDLILRNAKGVKVGDPEWNEYLLDTSTAAKRTRIAAIVNGWIDECATKGFQAVEPDNLDSWTRSKSGGKQLLTKQNNVNLATLLAAHAHQKGLAIAQKNTTELGSAGKNTVGFDFAIAEECQYNTECDAYTSVYGNNVIEIEYTDNPRSAYTQACAAQGKNISVILRDRDVVAKGNSAYRYEYC; encoded by the coding sequence ATGCGTGCCTCATCTCGCACCATCCTCACCACCCTGCTGTCGGCCGGCGCGATCGCCGTGTCGGTCGTGGCAGGCGGGACGGCCGCCCAGGCGGCGACGGGGACACCGGCGCCGCCGCCGGTGAACGCCCAGTTCGACTACCAGATCGGCGGACCGTACACACCGGCGGCGTCCGTCGGGATCGTCGACCGCGATCACACCGCCGCCCCGGTCGCCGGGAAGTACAACATCTGCTACGTCAATGCGTTCCAGACGCAGCCCGACGACACCACGACGTGGGCGGGCGCGAACGACGACCTGATCCTCCGCAACGCGAAGGGCGTCAAGGTCGGCGACCCGGAGTGGAACGAGTACCTGCTCGACACGTCCACCGCGGCCAAGCGCACCCGGATCGCCGCGATCGTGAACGGCTGGATCGACGAGTGCGCCACCAAGGGATTCCAGGCGGTCGAGCCGGACAACCTGGACTCCTGGACGCGCTCGAAGAGCGGCGGCAAGCAGCTGCTCACGAAGCAGAACAACGTCAACCTGGCGACGCTCCTCGCCGCGCACGCGCACCAGAAGGGCCTCGCGATCGCGCAGAAGAACACGACGGAGCTCGGGTCGGCCGGCAAGAACACGGTCGGCTTCGACTTCGCGATCGCCGAGGAGTGCCAGTACAACACGGAGTGCGACGCCTACACCTCGGTGTACGGGAACAACGTCATCGAGATCGAGTACACCGACAACCCCCGCTCCGCGTACACCCAGGCGTGCGCCGCGCAGGGCAAGAACATCTCGGTGATCCTCCGCGACCGCGACGTGGTCGCGAAGGGGAACAGCGCCTACCGCTACGAGTACTGCTGA
- the hisH gene encoding imidazole glycerol phosphate synthase subunit HisH → MTASGTPDVVVFDYGSGNVHSAVKALEAAGANVELTGDRRRALEADGLLVPGVGAFTAVIDALRASHGDEVIDRRLAGGRPVLGICVGMQVLFERGVEHGVETGGLGEWPGTVGLLEAEVVPHMGWNTVDAPEDSVLFAGLRDERFYFVHSYAAQDWTLEVTGPFPRPRVTWAEHGPRFVAAVENGPLSATQFHPEKSGVAGIQLLRNWIGTL, encoded by the coding sequence GTGACGGCTTCCGGCACACCCGACGTCGTCGTCTTCGACTACGGCTCCGGCAACGTCCACTCGGCCGTCAAGGCGCTCGAGGCGGCGGGCGCGAACGTGGAGCTCACCGGCGACCGGCGGCGTGCGCTGGAGGCCGACGGCCTGCTGGTGCCGGGCGTCGGTGCCTTCACCGCGGTCATCGACGCGTTGCGCGCCTCGCACGGTGACGAGGTTATCGACCGTCGGCTCGCGGGCGGTCGACCGGTGCTCGGCATCTGCGTCGGCATGCAGGTGCTGTTCGAGCGCGGCGTCGAGCACGGCGTCGAGACCGGGGGGCTCGGAGAGTGGCCGGGCACCGTCGGGCTGCTGGAGGCCGAGGTCGTGCCGCACATGGGCTGGAACACGGTGGACGCCCCAGAGGACTCCGTGCTGTTCGCCGGCCTGCGCGATGAGCGCTTCTACTTCGTCCACTCCTACGCCGCGCAGGACTGGACGCTCGAGGTGACGGGGCCCTTCCCGAGGCCGCGCGTCACCTGGGCCGAGCACGGTCCGCGCTTCGTCGCCGCGGTCGAGAACGGCCCGCTGAGCGCCACCCAGTTCCACCCCGAGAAGTCCGGCGTCGCCGGCATCCAGCTGCTGCGCAACTGGATCGGCACCCTCTGA
- a CDS encoding HhH-GPD-type base excision DNA repair protein — MSLHITGDAEADALLDSSPFALVVGMLLDQQVPMETAFAGPAKLRDRLGALEPAQIAALDPDELTAVMKQTPAVHRFPGSMAGRVQALAAAIVSDWGGDTAAIWTRDDPSGAEVLRRLRALPGFGEQKAKIFLALLGKQKDVRAPGWREAAGDYGAEGFRSVADIVDAASLTRVREHKRAMKAAAKG, encoded by the coding sequence ATGTCCCTCCACATCACGGGCGACGCCGAGGCGGACGCCCTTCTCGACAGTTCGCCGTTCGCCCTCGTGGTCGGGATGCTGCTCGATCAGCAGGTGCCGATGGAGACGGCCTTCGCCGGCCCGGCGAAGCTGCGCGACCGGCTGGGCGCACTCGAGCCCGCGCAGATCGCCGCGCTCGACCCGGACGAGCTGACGGCCGTGATGAAGCAGACGCCCGCCGTCCACCGCTTTCCCGGCTCGATGGCGGGTCGCGTGCAGGCGCTCGCCGCCGCGATCGTCTCCGACTGGGGCGGCGACACGGCCGCGATCTGGACGCGCGACGATCCGTCGGGCGCGGAGGTGCTGCGCCGTCTCAGAGCGTTGCCCGGCTTCGGCGAGCAGAAGGCGAAGATCTTCCTCGCCCTGCTCGGCAAGCAGAAGGATGTGCGGGCGCCGGGCTGGCGCGAGGCGGCAGGGGACTACGGTGCCGAGGGCTTCCGGTCGGTCGCCGACATCGTCGACGCCGCGTCGCTGACCCGCGTGCGCGAGCACAAGCGCGCGATGAAGGCGGCGGCGAAGGGCTGA
- a CDS encoding SCO4848 family membrane protein, translating into MTVFAALVLFLNAAFNVFAWPRFFTRVRRDARARDAAGKATPFLIVHAVLLAVALLLAVLSAIAGVALLLQ; encoded by the coding sequence ATGACCGTCTTCGCCGCCCTCGTCCTGTTCCTCAATGCCGCCTTCAACGTCTTCGCGTGGCCCCGCTTCTTCACCCGCGTCCGCCGGGACGCCCGAGCCCGCGACGCCGCAGGCAAGGCCACCCCGTTCCTCATCGTTCACGCGGTGCTCCTGGCGGTCGCGCTGCTGCTTGCGGTGCTGTCGGCGATCGCGGGGGTCGCGCTGCTGCTGCAGTGA
- a CDS encoding LysR family transcriptional regulator: METRQLEYLVAVAEELNFTRAAERVFAAQSTVSAGVRALERELGAALFERDPHGVRPTATGVAVLEEARDALRAVERVRDAARGDGELRGVVRVGIFTNLTTIDLPGIMGEFHQRHPLVDLRLGPSPSGSTGLAEDVRQGRLDVAFVGLPDRLPGLLERELAVSPFVAVVAADHALAGRPEVSLAELADEQWVDARAGFGNRVTLDRELAARGISRRVPTELSDLGEIPRFVAARLGVAVLPALTVIPAAGAVVIPLRERIEWRLDAIARPRPSTAALAMLDLLSERFGRSRTLEAR, translated from the coding sequence ATGGAGACCCGTCAGCTCGAATACCTCGTCGCCGTCGCCGAAGAGCTCAACTTCACGCGCGCGGCCGAGAGGGTGTTCGCAGCCCAGTCCACGGTCTCCGCCGGCGTCCGGGCCCTCGAGCGAGAGCTCGGCGCCGCCCTGTTCGAGCGCGATCCGCACGGGGTGCGGCCGACCGCGACGGGCGTCGCTGTGCTGGAGGAGGCCAGGGACGCGCTGCGGGCCGTCGAGCGCGTTCGGGATGCGGCGCGCGGCGACGGCGAGCTGCGCGGCGTCGTGCGGGTCGGCATCTTCACCAACCTCACGACGATCGACCTGCCGGGGATCATGGGGGAGTTCCATCAGCGGCATCCTCTCGTCGATCTGCGCCTCGGGCCGTCGCCCAGCGGCTCGACCGGGCTGGCGGAGGATGTGCGGCAGGGGCGGCTCGACGTCGCCTTCGTCGGCCTCCCGGATCGCCTGCCCGGGCTGCTCGAGCGCGAGCTGGCGGTCTCGCCGTTCGTGGCCGTGGTCGCGGCCGATCACGCGCTGGCCGGACGCCCGGAGGTGTCGCTGGCCGAGCTGGCGGACGAGCAGTGGGTCGACGCCCGCGCGGGGTTCGGCAACCGGGTCACACTCGACCGGGAGCTCGCCGCGCGCGGGATCTCGCGCCGTGTGCCGACGGAGCTGTCCGACCTGGGCGAGATCCCGCGGTTCGTCGCCGCGCGCCTCGGCGTCGCGGTCCTACCCGCTCTCACGGTGATCCCCGCCGCGGGTGCCGTCGTGATCCCCCTGAGGGAGCGCATCGAGTGGCGGCTGGACGCGATCGCGCGCCCGCGCCCGAGCACGGCCGCGCTCGCGATGCTCGACCTCCTGAGCGAGCGCTTCGGCCGGTCCCGTACGCTGGAGGCACGATGA